The Eublepharis macularius isolate TG4126 chromosome 15, MPM_Emac_v1.0, whole genome shotgun sequence genomic interval GAGACGGGATGCTGGCATTAGGCAGCCCCAGGGCCCAGTACGCCTCAAACATCTTCCCCAAGTCCCGGGCCAGGCAGCTGCAGTTGTAGACAGCCACGCCCAGCTCCTTCACCTGCAGGCAGTCCAAGCAGAAGGCCTCGCTGGTGCCAGCTTCTCGGGAAGATTGCGGGTGCATGCTGCCACTCAAGGAGTTGCACCCCATAGGCTGAGAGGCATGGCCAGGGCCCCTTCTAGGAGGAAGGGCCACAATTCTCAGCCCACGTGGAGCTGCTTCACTGGTGCCTtcctctccacccacccacccaccgccCCTTTGCTCAGCCCCTCGCGTGCAAGGTCCCCTCAGAAAGGACATGCCACCTGGGTGAGGGCTCGCCAGTCCATGTTTGCACTCCCCAGGTAAATGTGAGTCTGGTCCACAATCCAGAATTTGGTGTGCAGAACTCCGGTGGTCAGCCTGGGCAGATCTACTTGGCGAATCTGGGCTCCTGGAGGGATTCAGAGGAAAAGCCCTTTAGCTGTGACCACTGGTTGTCACTCTCCAAGTCAGCCTTTtttcagcagaagcagcagcacctTTGCAGGCAGAGCACCTTGCTAGGCATGTGCACATCTCCCTGTGGAGACGGCAAAAGAGGCCAGAGCTGTGGCCCTTCCCAGAGGGCTGCCCCCAAAGGCCCCTTCCTGGCACTCACCACTTTCCTCCAGTGCCTGGAGGTCACTGCTGGGCAGCCTGGAGGAAGGAGGGTTGACAGCAATCCGTGTGGCGATGCCTCTCTCGGACAGCTTCAGCAGCCCTGCTAGGATTTCTTCCCCCTGGTTTTAAAACAAGGCAGAGATCCCCGAGAGGGGGAAGAAGCACTGCCTCCTCACATGGCTGCCTCTGCTGCAGTCCACGGACTTGCCCCAGCAATCAGCTTGGGTGCCAAAACAAAGCCAGGGCACCAGCATGCCACTGGGGCAGAGTGCGCTTCCAGCTGGCACTGCAGGAGGTGGCCACAGAGAACGGCTGATATTTGGCATCACGCCCCAGGTCCAGGCCCCAGCCGGCAGGGCCCAAGGCAGGCCCCAGAGGCATTCTGCAGCTCCTTTGGGTCTTGCCTGGTGCCCAGCTGGTGGAAGCACAGGGAGATATTCTGCTGCCCCAGACAAGCTGTAAGGCCTGCCTGGGGGTGGCATGTGCTGTGGGGCTGCTGGCTTGGGGCAGCCGTTGGCCTGGACCCGGCCTGATGCTTCCCTGCTCGAGGACTGCCAGGGCCGTTGCTTTTAACTTGAAAAAAGAGGACCTTGTGTGGACTGAAGCTCCCAAAGACTCTCAAAGTCTTTGGAACGGAAGTCTCACACGCTGTGTGACCACACAGTGGTTTGGAGgtctcctcccctgccccccgtTATCTTTCAGGCTGGCAGGGCAGCCCCAGCCGAACTAGACTGGCTGCTACTTGTGGGGGAGTAGTGCTCCAGGAGGGGCCACGTCAGCCCTCGGCTGGAGGGCCATCATTATCAGCAAAACCACACACAAATGCTGTGTTTTGTGACCCTGACCACCacctctttatttttttctttaatccaAATAAAATTGGTGCTTTGCCCAACGAAAGCCACTTCTAGTTGTTAACATCGCCGAAGGACCAGAACTTCTAGGAAATGCCGAGTGTAATTTATGGATTGTCACAGTTTGGCAAACACTGTATAACAACGGTGACACGGCTTCTGGATTCTATCAAAAGTCTCTGCTGTCCAAGCCCGAAACCAATGGATGTCCCACGTTCCCTCAAagggccccccccacacacacacacacacagacgccGAGGCGGACCGGCATTCTGGGTCTGTGCATCGACATGCTTGCTTGCAAGGGGGTCCGCCCTCTCATGGTTCTGAGCGCACCACAGTTAATCCTGGGCTCTCAGGACAGAAAGCTGCTTCTGCCACACACACCACTCTTCACAAACAGATGTTGTTTCGGGGGCCGAGAAGAGAGTAGAAGAGCGTCCTCTGTAAGGCTTCCCACTGGGTGAGCAATCCCGGAGCTCTTCCAGCACAGCAGCCAAGCCCATCACCCCGGGAGAAGAGGTTTTTTCTGCCCATTTACCTGACTGGCCGACGGATCCTGGGTATGCGTGTCTTCATTTCTGAGGCTCCAATAGAAAGCAGCAATGTCCACGGTGCTTCTGGCGTCAGCAAGAAGCTTCCCCCAGGCCTCAAAGGTGGAAGGACTGGCAGTGCTGTTGTCCTCATACGTCAGCCCCTCAGGGATGCTTTCCACCAGCACGATCCTAAAGGGAGGGAGGGCCTCTGAATGGGGTGGATGGCGCTGGTATGATGGGGGACTCTGCCACACCAGTGCACGGAGCTTGGCCCTCAAAGGCCCCACTGCCTGAGCCCCCGAGTCTCCACCACACTCATGTCCAGCGCCACAAACCCTCGGGGCTCCGGGCTGTCAAGGCTGAACGTATCTAGCGGGGGACGCCATGCTCCTGCTTCACTGGCACGCTTCTGTGGTCAGGACTGAACCTGGATGCCCACCCATCGGCACCGGAGTTATTCTCCCGAGAGTGCCTGAGCAGCACTCCCCGAGCCCAGGGGAAGGCCAGCCCTCACCTGCAGGGGTCACTGCAGGCGTTGTCCACGAATGAGGCCACAGTCAGGTTTCCTGCCCAGACCGACtggtggaagggaaggaggaaggtgtGGATCAGGAGGGCCGCCGCCAGCATGGTTCCCAGAACGGCCATCACCAAGATGCAGCGGAAGTCCTGGGAGACAGAGGGAAAGAGAGGCAGAGCTGGCCACGCTTCCTACACAGAGCTCCAACCCTCAGGCACTCGCCGGTCTCCCAGCATGAGCTGCTGCATCAGCAAGAGGGCCAGTGGAGCTGTGCGGGGCTCCCTCTTGCCCTGAACAGCCCTGGGATCCTCTCCCTACCACTTTCTTCTCCAGTTGGGATCCATTTGAGATGGTGAGATCCCCAAGAACAGCCCTGGTTTCCTTTTCCAAGAGCTCTTTGTGGAGGGTGTTTTTTCCTTAAATGCTTTTTATTGTCATTATTCAGATTGCAAAATGCTGTCCCACCAGGAAGACATGGCCTCGCTGAAGGGCTTATGCCTGATGAAGCGTCCCCGGCTAcaagcacctcccccccccgcccccttttcctggcttcaCCGCTGGCTTCAAGGGTTGGCCAGTCAACCCGCCTGCTGCTGCTTTGGCCACCCCGAGGGCCTGCTGGGTGCTTTGTGGGGCTCAAGAAGGCCCTTCCGATGTGCAGTCAAAGGGCGGTTCCCCTTTGGACAGGAGGGCGCAAAGACGAATGAACATACGCAGCACAAGAGGGAAGGTGGCGGTGACCAACTTGCAATTTGACATGCGGAAGGGAAATGGGGGTCCCAGCGCAGAAGCAGCCAGGAGAgagacgaggaggaggaggacgtcTAAGGGCAGGTCCCGGCTagtgtgtcagttttccaagcCAGCCAGGCTGTGGAAACAGGCAGACGGTTCCCCCTAACACTGAGCTTAACCCCTCCAAATTGGTTGTGGTTCTGGGTAGGTGTTCCAACCCAAGGTAGAGAGTCCATACGTGTCTAAGGATACACACAAAGGGGAGCACATGTGGTGCACAGGGAGGCGGAGGCGAAGGTGGCCCCTCCCCTCTAGTCGAAGGAACGATTGAACTTCCCAATCGTGTGATCTCAGGGGGAGGAATACTGGAATCCCCTGAAATTCTACTGCTGAAAAACAGCACGTTTTAAGCCACTCACTGGCTGTCCCTGAAGGCTGAAGTGTTCCCACTTGTAAGCGTTCCCATGATGCAAGTCTACTTGTATAGCGACTGGTCAATGTCTCTTCTACTATCACATAAAATTAGAACTTGGGAGCCACACAGTGCAGTTAATGGGCAGCAGATTCTCGACAGGCAGAACAAAGAGCTTCTTCGACCCAGGGTGTGCTGCTAGGTGCGTGAGTTCAGGTGGCCTTAAATGGACTGCTGAGACCTATTCACGGAGGAGAAAAATCTTTTCAAGGGCTGTTAGGCCAGGATGGCCAACGAAAGCCTCCACATTCAGGGGTGGTATGCTACTGAACAGCAGCTGGGGGCCGGGTAACAGCCAGGGAGGATggtcatcacccccccccccatttctgctgGTGGATTTCCTGGAACATACGGCTGGCCCAAGAAAGAGGATGCTGAACTGtgatccagcaatccatttcatcaaatgtaacattttaatttttttaacaacaacaactgcacttacataccattcctctagacagattagtgccccactcagagcggggaacaaagtcagtgttattattatctcccccaatacagctggggaggtgggctgagaggagtggctgacccgagGCTGCCTGCTCTGAACAGCCCTCTTGGCAgtggtgggagttgaactagcagagtgctcatTCACAGCCCTACCAGTGAAATTTGCAACAGGGCATAGCCTTCCAGgatctttaaaaatgaaagaggattCCTCCAAGTTTGGGGACTCTagttaaaagggggggggctgcagatTTTCAAACAAAGTAGGAGAAGATTCCTAAACAGCAGCAAGGCAGAAAAGGACTCTTTCGCCCTGCTCTGCAGCCAGAAGGGACTATGAAGGAAACCAACCTGAGGTGGGGCCGGGCCGGGCAGCTCAGCAGGGCGCAGCTCCTTGGGGCTATGGAGGATCTTCAGctggaagaaaggagggagaaatTCAAAGGAGGGCCAGTCagatggggaaaggaaggaacaaGAGTCCCTGGCTCAACTTAGTGTGACCTCAGGGATTTATGGTGCATGAACAACGgagaaataataaattaattgaCAGGGGGCACAAGGCACTGGGAAGTCCCCCCGGGAAAACGTGGGAGAGAGATGCAAGCAGGCCCCAGGAGTAGATCCAACCGTCTCCCACTCAGCCACTCTAAATGGGGCCCAGGAGGCCCACCTGGATCCCAGAGCATTGCTGGCACATGATCTGCAGTAAAGGCTGCCAGTTGTGTCCAGGGATTACACTGAAAGTGCTGTACTGCATGGACTCTGACCCGAGTGTGAcactgggagagagggaggacCAGAGGCACTCCCAGTGCCACTCCAGGAGGGATCCTCAGGCACTGTCCACATGCCCCTCAGCTGGAAGGGGTGGACCCATTCAGACAGCGTGTACAACTCCATCCTTCGTTGCTGCTGGGCCTACCCCCAGTAACTCCTCCTCCAGCTGGGGAAATGACTGTAGGGGGAGATGGAACCTTTCCCAGGGCTGCTTCTCTTGTCGTGGCTTTGCATTACAGGAACAAAGCTTGGAGGTCTCTGCAATATTGTTGTGGGtgcttaacaacctccaaaatggccactgagagttcagtgggcattcttttcttTAAGCTACACAGTCATTGTTTCTACCATTTGGGGGAGTTTTAATTCCCCACGTGTTTTTTGGGGAGAGGAAAGTTTCAGCTTTTTCTCAAACCTGGGACTTGCTTCAGGTCTGTAAAGAAACCTCCCCTATCCGCCCCGAGCATCATTTTGGGGATCTGTTGATCATATGCTCTATAACCCAGTTTGGAGTTAGATATCTGATCTACAGTCCGTGGCGATGCTTCTTGCCTGTATCCTCGTTTTTACAGCCTTGCCTCCTACCTTTGGAACTCACTTCCTGTGTTATGGCTTGAGTTGTCACTGTTTGCATTTTCCCCAGTTCTGTAATGCCAaacctactgcattgtttattggatgccttATGTTGTCTGAtcaattttttaatattttgtaatcctctacaaatgaagtaaatacataaatatgagCTTACCTGCTGGCATGTTACATAGGGCTTCATTTATACTGAGGGTTGGGGCCAAAGAAGCAGGAAACCCCACCAGAGAAGCTGTGAAGGTCAAGAAGTGGCAGGTGAGTCTCTGCTCCTTTCTCACTGGCCTGCCAGGGTTTGCAAACAGCATGAGAGAAATAAACACCCGTGGCCCAAATGCCCCTCAAAGGGCAGCTCTGCACCATGCTCCGGCCCTATTGCAAGGGATCCTGGGTTTGGACctcttgagggggggggagggggggagggagggagggtggtcaCACCCCAGCCAACGCCAGGAAGCCACCCACATCTGAGGGAGCCGGCTAGTGAGGGATGTGCCTgcgttgccgggggggggggggctgcttcagagACCAGAACTCAGCATGGAAACAGaacaaagcttcccaccaggaATTTAAATTCCCACGTCCTGCGAGTCCCACGGCTGTTCTCCTGGGAGGTCCCTCTTCTCCTGTCtgatgccagccagccagctgaggcAAGGGAAAGAAGGGCCCTCTTGGCCGCTGGCTTCCAACCCAGAAGGGACAACAGGACTGATCAACTGGACCTGATCCTTCCATCCTGAGAAACCTCACCCAGCCTCCAGAAGGCAGATCTAGCCCAAGCCAGGAGGCGCCCTTTGAGGGCCTCTTCCCACggggcttccagcagcagcagcagtgctgcAGTTGTGGGCATCGCGTCCAGAGGCATCCCCCCCACCGCACCCTGCAAGTGCTTCGCAAGCTGTGTGGTTGGTGCCACATGCGCCGCCTCCCGAGTCAGGGAAACAGCCTCTGGCAGGAAGGGTCGGCCTCCCTGCTCCCCGGGCCCTCCCAGGGCCGGCAAGTGGGCCCGGCTCCCTCCTCTTTTGAGTCACGAGGGGACTTGCAGGGCAGCTTTCGAGGGGCCAGGAGGCTCCCCCTCCCCTGTTTGCTTCTTGAAATCACAAGCTTGAAAACCACAAGCTCTCCGGGCAGCTTCCCCACTCCTGGCCCACTCCTGTCCAAGTGAGCGGATGTGTGCAGAAGCTGCTTCCCTAGAGGTCACCAGTGACGGGAGAGGCAGTCTGTTACctcctgtaatgattccaagaaatgggtgcatgtgtctttaaatgtttggtgagataggtgaagagtgggggggggtgaaagagagagatgagtgagtgatatgattggtggatgacagagagtgggcggagtgaaggcagttttcagttactgagggagaggaaaaggTTCAGTCAGGgccagagaggcgagctgtgggcagcctgagggtgttatgccaatatagattaagatcatatgccaataatcaatactgaacaatactaggcctagcttctatactctctagatgaacttttaaactttacatgaactttcagtgtattttttctatgtataaggtaattcaacaggtgtgctttcatcctttgacaattaattaaaatagtggactctactgagattgatgttcctctatcagagattcaaccaatggtgatcgtccaacttaacttttcctgacacttgttggagatttgtagttttgttgtgaagtttagattatgacataattttttaactaattggaaggctgtactatgaaattatgaatattcagtgaagtgtcaaaccaatcaatatttgtttgtgctatcatgtgaatagaccctaaatatttacatatgattaggtatataattgcaaacacagaaagaataagcagggtactgatggaagaaatctcttgagagaatctaggtgagaaactatttctacctatgtatttcatagaaactttgagcaatgttaaacttaggatttattgagaaatgttagtgaacttatttcttattgcctttctatgttctgttgtcataggattcatattaatagccatttatattttgattgcttgcttcattaaaaaactagggtgtattttcaataaagtgaaataaactctagattggtgtctgtgtgtttggtaaggagttgcaaagcaatattgaaccctatataaataaatgtactgataaacagctggttcaaagaacttatctgtttgacaggtctaaagactaactgctttctgcttccccggagagagatccatctttctcttggcaagttgaaacttggttttagacacgggaactGACTCGTTACAAGGGTGTCCATGTATTTGGGAGGGAAAGGCAGCccgagtggaagcctgaactgagtgtgtctgggagACTGTATATTCACTCTGTtcgaagcaggcaaactgtgtgtgcgcctgagagagaaagaactgagagtcagaagaaagcaggctggctgtgtgctgtctgaggagttctctgtgagggaaatatagagcctagagaaagaggctaagtgtgtgtgaagccttacaagagatctgtgtgaatgagtttggatgaagcaactagaactaagaactacttttatgtaaccaatacgcttcttaaaaaaataaacttttattttgttttgttatatcccagagtagcagtcattgttatctcccattcctatcctcagggccacatagaaccacaaaggagcct includes:
- the PLD3 gene encoding 5'-3' exonuclease PLD3 isoform X1 — translated: MKPYVTCQQLKILHSPKELRPAELPGPAPPQDFRCILVMAVLGTMLAAALLIHTFLLPFHQSVWAGNLTVASFVDNACSDPCRIVLVESIPEGLTYEDNSTASPSTFEAWGKLLADARSTVDIAAFYWSLRNEDTHTQDPSASQGEEILAGLLKLSERGIATRIAVNPPSSRLPSSDLQALEESGAQIRQVDLPRLTTGVLHTKFWIVDQTHIYLGSANMDWRALTQVKELGVAVYNCSCLARDLGKMFEAYWALGLPNASIPSPWPANYSTTYNKETPLGLKLNGTAAGVYLSSSPPALCATGRTKDLQAVLSVIDGAQKFVCVAVMSYLPTMEFSHPRRFWPVIDDHLRKVAYEQRVHVRLLMGCWKHSKAIMFPFLRSLAAMQDNRTHCNIEVRLFVVPANETQAKIPYARVNHNKYMVSDQVAYIGTSNWSGDYFLHTAGSALVVNQSQVEAGVQPTVRDQLQAVFERDWNSRYSRELSFLGQWEDLCGTH